The following are from one region of the Paraglaciecola sp. L1A13 genome:
- a CDS encoding class I SAM-dependent rRNA methyltransferase — protein sequence MSSRVTLHPGREKSLLRRHPWIFASAIESTKGRLNLGDTVDVYSHEDVWLGRGAFSPHSQIQVRIWTFEQNESIDNGFFQRRIARAQSSREELIQRHGLTGYRLIAAESDGLPGVTIDIYNNIIVCQLLSAGADKHREKIVWALKSQFPQHVIYERSDVAVRKKEGLEEIAQVLAGDIPDEVVIEENGVKIIVNVKLGHKTGFYLDQRDNRAIAAQYAKDRDVLNCFCYTGTFGSYALAAGARSVTSLDVSDLALKTAERNVEINGLDTSKCEFSNQDVFQALRDYKAQDRHFSQIILDPPKFVDSKASLNRACRGYKDINMLAMQIMQPGGILVTFSCSGLMPFDLFQKVVADAALDAGREVQILQRLSQAPDHPVSTNYPEGFYLKGLVCKVL from the coding sequence ATGTCATCACGCGTTACATTACACCCTGGTCGAGAAAAATCGCTACTTCGCCGTCATCCTTGGATTTTTGCCAGTGCTATCGAAAGCACAAAAGGACGATTAAACCTCGGCGATACCGTCGATGTTTATAGTCATGAAGACGTTTGGTTAGGAAGAGGTGCTTTCTCCCCTCATTCTCAGATACAAGTTAGAATATGGACGTTTGAGCAAAATGAAAGTATTGATAACGGATTTTTTCAACGTCGTATTGCAAGAGCGCAATCATCTAGAGAAGAACTGATACAACGCCATGGTCTTACAGGTTATCGTTTAATTGCTGCTGAATCAGATGGTTTACCCGGTGTCACCATTGATATATATAATAATATTATCGTTTGCCAACTCCTCTCTGCCGGTGCCGATAAACATCGCGAGAAAATAGTTTGGGCACTTAAGTCACAATTTCCACAGCATGTAATTTATGAGCGTAGTGATGTCGCTGTACGTAAAAAAGAGGGCCTAGAAGAAATAGCGCAAGTGTTGGCAGGCGATATTCCAGATGAAGTTGTGATTGAAGAAAATGGTGTGAAAATCATCGTCAATGTAAAGCTTGGTCACAAAACAGGTTTTTATTTAGATCAGCGCGATAACCGCGCTATTGCGGCGCAATACGCTAAAGATCGTGATGTGCTAAATTGCTTTTGTTATACAGGAACGTTTGGTAGTTACGCCTTAGCCGCTGGCGCGCGTAGTGTAACCAGTTTAGATGTATCGGATTTAGCTTTGAAAACCGCTGAACGTAATGTCGAGATCAACGGATTAGATACCAGTAAGTGCGAGTTTAGTAATCAAGACGTGTTTCAAGCACTACGTGATTATAAGGCACAAGATCGCCATTTCTCACAGATCATACTCGACCCTCCCAAATTCGTAGACTCAAAAGCGTCGTTAAATCGTGCCTGCCGCGGTTACAAAGACATTAATATGTTGGCTATGCAAATTATGCAACCCGGAGGGATCCTTGTCACATTTAGTTGTTCGGGCTTGATGCCGTTTGACCTATTTCAGAAAGTTGTGGCCGATGCTGCACTTGATGCTGGTCGAGAGGTTCAGATATTACAGCGTCTTTCTCAGGCTCCCGATCATCCAGTGTCTACAAACTACCCAGAAGGCTTCTACTTGAAGGGCCTAGTATGTAAGGTTTTATAG
- a CDS encoding NAD(P)H-quinone oxidoreductase yields the protein MQFIDYQEGPATDTLFINDTTKPVLKHGQVLVKVHSFGINRADTLQRQGKYPAPRGESPILGLEVSGEVVQLGPDPIDTQSHWCIGDEVFALVAGGGYAEYVAVNASHLIAKPNSVDMPSAAGIAEVFLTAYQSLFQVGGLKPDQRVLIHAGASAVGLAAIQLAKARGCHVSVTASTEKKLAMCEKYGADRLINYKTQNFAECFEQGGVDVIIDFVGGDYINRNLRILNVDGTIVYLAMLAGRYGDKLDMALMLAKRATITGSTLRSRTDEYKTALIEAFSKEFLADFESGALRPVIDTRYDVKDIAITHQRLEQNDSMGKLVVSWSS from the coding sequence ATGCAATTTATTGACTATCAAGAAGGTCCAGCGACTGACACGCTTTTTATTAATGATACAACAAAACCCGTGCTCAAACATGGGCAAGTATTAGTTAAGGTGCATAGTTTCGGCATAAATCGAGCTGATACACTGCAACGTCAGGGAAAATACCCAGCTCCCAGAGGTGAAAGCCCCATATTAGGTTTGGAAGTGTCGGGGGAAGTTGTTCAACTCGGGCCAGACCCAATCGACACTCAGAGTCATTGGTGCATCGGAGATGAAGTTTTTGCCTTGGTTGCTGGAGGCGGCTATGCCGAATATGTAGCGGTTAATGCATCACACCTTATTGCTAAACCAAATAGCGTTGATATGCCTAGTGCAGCGGGAATAGCAGAAGTGTTTTTGACTGCATACCAGAGTCTATTTCAGGTTGGGGGCTTAAAACCTGATCAACGGGTTTTGATCCACGCGGGGGCAAGTGCGGTTGGCCTGGCCGCAATTCAGTTAGCTAAAGCTCGGGGGTGTCATGTCAGCGTAACGGCATCCACTGAAAAAAAATTAGCTATGTGTGAAAAATATGGCGCAGATCGATTGATTAATTATAAGACTCAAAACTTCGCTGAATGTTTTGAGCAAGGTGGCGTTGATGTCATTATTGATTTTGTAGGGGGAGATTATATCAATCGCAATCTTCGCATTTTGAATGTAGACGGAACCATCGTCTATCTTGCCATGCTAGCTGGGCGTTACGGCGATAAGCTTGATATGGCACTTATGTTGGCTAAGCGAGCAACAATTACTGGCTCAACACTTCGCAGCCGAACTGATGAATACAAAACAGCATTAATCGAAGCATTTTCCAAGGAATTTTTGGCAGACTTTGAAAGTGGAGCGTTACGCCCTGTGATTGATACTCGATATGACGTTAAAGATATTGCTATTACCCATCAGCGTCTTGAACAAAATGATAGTATGGGGAAATTAGTCGTATCTTGGTCAAGCTAG
- a CDS encoding calcium-binding protein, which translates to MKKIIIVGLFFMSSSSVFATTDIFTALDVNEDNLLSAQEASIDTTLTAIFAELDNNNDGFVSKQEFSVLQKH; encoded by the coding sequence ATGAAAAAAATCATAATCGTGGGTTTATTTTTTATGTCATCAAGCAGCGTTTTTGCTACCACTGACATTTTTACCGCCCTTGATGTAAACGAAGACAATCTGCTTAGTGCCCAAGAAGCAAGTATCGATACTACGTTAACGGCCATTTTTGCTGAACTAGATAACAATAACGATGGATTCGTATCAAAGCAGGAATTTAGCGTTCTGCAAAAGCATTAA
- a CDS encoding EF-hand domain-containing protein yields the protein MKNLIAITCLCFASGSAFAQEDIMDALDADNDGRISVEEASSDAALSSVFTELDVNKDGYLSASELES from the coding sequence ATGAAAAATTTAATTGCGATTACCTGCCTTTGTTTTGCTTCAGGCTCTGCTTTTGCACAAGAAGACATAATGGACGCACTAGATGCCGATAACGATGGTCGCATCAGTGTAGAAGAAGCATCATCTGATGCGGCGCTGTCTTCAGTATTTACAGAATTAGATGTCAACAAAGACGGTTATTTATCAGCCAGTGAACTTGAAAGTTAA
- a CDS encoding sugar phosphorylase, whose amino-acid sequence MQSTYKELTELVEHHLAVIYNEVELSQSYQEVARDLLTTMEFSEDKDITRPLRHHNNWTQQDAVLITYGDSIEEEGVKPLKTLHKFLKQSCTQHINSVHILPFFPYSSDDGFAVIDYSSVNESLGDWTDIKSIAKDFRLMSDVVINHCSSRSAWFDNFIKGEGVGSDFFYTAIPEDDLSNVVRPRTSPLLRETETANGMEHVWCTFSHDQVDFDFRNPKVLQAFVSIIRQYLDNGVRLFRLDAVAFLWKKVGTSCINLEQTHEVVRLLRTLIEYAQPDVIIITETNIPNRENLAYLGNANEAHAIYNFSLPPLLVNTLITGDCHYLKSWLMSMPPAQNGTTYFNFIASHDGIGLRPAEGLLEDEELTVLVNTMQNFGGRVSWRASENGQQKAYEINIALYDALQGTTKGPDKWGFQRFICAHAIMLALEGIPGIYIHSLLATGNDYERVKNTSHNRAINRHKWQYDELQKQLASTFSQHHKVLNAMGDLLTIRRQQVAFHPNATQFTLQLGTQIFGFWRQSIDRRQSIFCINNISDEPQEIHLTDINLVGTDEWLDLLTKQPIYATDHTVELAPYQSMWISNLPKN is encoded by the coding sequence ATGCAAAGTACTTATAAAGAGCTAACTGAGTTAGTCGAACATCATCTAGCCGTCATTTATAATGAGGTGGAGTTGTCACAAAGTTATCAGGAGGTCGCTCGTGATCTCTTAACGACAATGGAGTTTAGTGAAGATAAAGACATTACTCGCCCTCTGCGTCACCATAACAATTGGACCCAACAAGATGCCGTTCTGATCACGTACGGCGATTCGATTGAAGAAGAAGGTGTTAAACCTTTAAAGACCTTGCATAAATTTTTAAAGCAAAGTTGCACTCAACATATTAACAGTGTTCATATTTTACCTTTCTTTCCTTACAGCTCTGACGATGGGTTCGCCGTCATTGATTACTCCAGTGTAAATGAATCACTTGGAGATTGGACGGACATTAAGAGTATCGCGAAAGATTTTAGACTTATGTCAGATGTGGTTATTAATCACTGTTCGTCGAGAAGTGCTTGGTTTGATAATTTTATAAAAGGCGAAGGTGTGGGCAGCGATTTCTTTTATACTGCAATCCCAGAAGACGACCTATCAAATGTCGTACGCCCGCGCACTTCACCTTTATTACGCGAAACTGAAACAGCTAACGGTATGGAACATGTTTGGTGCACATTTAGCCATGATCAGGTCGATTTTGATTTTCGTAATCCAAAGGTACTGCAAGCCTTTGTTTCAATTATCAGGCAGTACCTGGATAATGGGGTGCGCTTATTTCGGTTGGATGCAGTAGCCTTTCTGTGGAAAAAAGTGGGTACCAGTTGCATTAATTTGGAACAGACTCATGAGGTCGTTAGGCTGCTACGTACCTTGATTGAGTATGCCCAACCTGATGTTATTATCATCACTGAAACCAATATTCCTAATCGAGAAAATTTGGCTTATTTAGGTAATGCCAACGAAGCCCACGCAATTTATAATTTCTCGTTACCGCCTTTACTGGTTAATACCTTAATTACTGGCGATTGTCATTACCTTAAGTCATGGTTAATGAGCATGCCTCCTGCGCAAAACGGCACGACCTATTTTAACTTTATTGCTTCCCACGATGGAATCGGTCTTCGTCCCGCGGAAGGTTTGCTCGAAGACGAAGAACTGACCGTATTAGTTAATACCATGCAAAATTTCGGTGGCAGAGTTTCATGGCGCGCGTCTGAGAATGGTCAACAAAAAGCTTATGAAATTAACATCGCTTTGTATGATGCTTTACAAGGCACCACAAAGGGCCCAGACAAATGGGGATTTCAGCGATTCATATGTGCCCACGCTATTATGTTGGCTCTTGAAGGGATCCCAGGGATATATATTCATAGTTTGTTGGCGACAGGCAACGATTACGAGCGGGTAAAAAACACCAGTCATAACAGAGCAATTAACCGCCACAAATGGCAATACGATGAGTTGCAAAAACAACTCGCATCAACATTTAGCCAGCACCATAAAGTGTTGAATGCTATGGGTGATTTGTTAACTATTCGTCGCCAACAAGTTGCGTTTCACCCAAATGCAACACAGTTCACATTGCAGTTAGGCACGCAAATATTTGGTTTTTGGCGACAAAGTATTGATCGGCGGCAAAGTATATTTTGTATAAATAATATTAGTGATGAACCTCAAGAGATTCATTTAACCGATATTAATTTGGTCGGTACGGATGAATGGCTTGATCTTCTTACCAAACAACCTATTTATGCAACTGATCATACCGTTGAATTAGCGCCTTATCAGTCTATGTGGATAAGTAATTTGCCCAAAAACTAA
- a CDS encoding glycosyl transferase, which yields MADFYQNGIITTLHNLSERPVEDLEKELVSFARRRPMALILPSLFSELEGEALPHIVSEISKVPYLSQVVIGLDRADKEQYKHAISFFEKLGQNHRILWNDGPRLKALDKELAELGLAPKELGKGRNVWYCMGYILATGTAESVALHDCDILTYDRSLLARLIYPVANPQFNYEFCKGYYARVANGKINGRVSRLLVTPMLRALKRVIGSTEYLEFMDSFRYPLAGEFSFRRDVLSDIRIPSDWGLEIGVLSEMQRNYSNNRLCQADIAKTYDHKHQDLSADNDAGGLSKMSIDITKAMFRKLATQGETFNTETFRSIKATYYRIALDFVETYHNDAIMNGLSLDIHSEEKAVELFAENIMKAGESFLDNPMETPFIPSWNRVISAMPNVLERLRDAVEQDYNECKNTL from the coding sequence ATGGCTGACTTTTATCAAAACGGTATTATCACCACGTTACATAACCTTTCAGAACGTCCGGTTGAAGATTTAGAAAAAGAATTGGTTAGCTTTGCTCGCCGTCGTCCTATGGCACTTATTTTACCTTCATTATTTTCTGAACTTGAAGGTGAAGCACTTCCACATATAGTGTCTGAAATATCAAAAGTACCTTATCTCTCACAAGTCGTTATTGGACTTGACCGCGCAGACAAAGAGCAATACAAACATGCCATTTCGTTTTTTGAAAAATTGGGTCAAAACCATCGTATTCTTTGGAACGATGGACCCCGTTTAAAGGCGTTAGATAAAGAGCTAGCGGAATTAGGCTTAGCACCAAAAGAACTAGGTAAAGGGAGAAACGTTTGGTATTGCATGGGCTATATTCTCGCCACGGGTACCGCTGAGTCTGTAGCGCTTCACGATTGTGATATTCTCACTTATGACCGTAGTTTACTGGCAAGATTGATATATCCAGTAGCTAATCCTCAATTTAACTATGAATTTTGTAAGGGATATTATGCCCGTGTGGCTAATGGCAAAATTAATGGCCGTGTGTCTCGTCTGCTCGTTACCCCAATGCTACGGGCTCTTAAACGTGTGATCGGCAGTACCGAATACTTAGAATTTATGGACAGTTTCCGCTATCCCCTAGCAGGTGAGTTTTCATTTAGACGCGATGTATTAAGTGATATTCGGATCCCAAGTGACTGGGGTCTTGAAATTGGTGTGTTATCAGAAATGCAGCGTAATTATTCAAACAACCGCTTGTGTCAAGCTGATATAGCTAAAACTTACGACCATAAACATCAAGATTTGTCGGCTGACAACGATGCGGGTGGGCTTTCTAAGATGTCTATTGATATCACCAAGGCCATGTTTAGAAAACTTGCAACTCAAGGGGAAACATTTAACACCGAGACTTTTCGTTCAATAAAAGCAACTTATTATCGCATAGCGTTAGACTTCGTTGAAACCTACCACAACGATGCAATCATGAATGGCTTATCACTTGATATACACAGCGAAGAAAAGGCCGTGGAGTTGTTTGCGGAGAATATTATGAAGGCGGGTGAAAGCTTTTTAGATAATCCAATGGAGACCCCATTCATTCCTAGTTGGAACCGAGTTATCAGTGCAATGCCAAACGTACTAGAAAGACTTAGAGACGCCGTAGAGCAGGATTATAACGAGTGTAAAAACACCCTATAA
- a CDS encoding mannosyl-3-phosphoglycerate phosphatase — MLRQALVFTDMDGTLLDHHSYDYTPALNMLDVLKSKQIPVIPTTSKTKAELDVLMADLKLSGPLIVENGAAVYIPKYLFTSKPSGCLEKSGFWVKEFTNPRSHWLHLLAKLHDQFTGEFLQFSTMSNQQIIEHTGLDEKSAQLANTRLYSEPVKWLGTPERQTQFVTKLQQLGATVLQGGRFLGVSGFCDKGKALVWLVEAYQSELGNSATLSIALGDSNNDVAMLNASDIAVRVKSPSHPFPTLSRIAGIYDSTLYGPAGWSECLTKILVSEC; from the coding sequence ATGCTTAGGCAAGCGTTAGTTTTTACCGATATGGATGGTACGCTACTTGATCACCACAGCTACGATTACACGCCTGCGTTAAATATGCTGGATGTGTTAAAAAGTAAACAGATTCCCGTAATTCCTACAACCAGTAAGACCAAAGCTGAACTTGACGTACTAATGGCAGACCTAAAATTAAGCGGGCCATTGATTGTTGAAAATGGCGCTGCGGTATATATCCCAAAATACTTGTTTACATCCAAACCTTCAGGTTGTCTTGAAAAATCGGGTTTTTGGGTAAAAGAATTTACCAATCCTCGATCGCATTGGTTGCACTTACTGGCAAAACTGCATGATCAATTTACAGGGGAATTTTTGCAGTTTTCCACGATGAGTAATCAACAAATTATTGAACATACCGGGCTTGACGAGAAAAGCGCTCAGTTGGCTAACACTCGTTTATATAGTGAGCCTGTAAAATGGCTTGGTACCCCAGAGCGACAAACTCAATTCGTCACCAAATTGCAGCAACTCGGAGCTACTGTATTGCAAGGAGGTCGATTTCTAGGTGTATCCGGCTTTTGCGATAAAGGAAAGGCACTAGTATGGCTGGTTGAAGCGTATCAATCGGAGCTTGGAAACAGTGCTACATTGAGCATCGCATTGGGGGACAGTAATAATGATGTTGCTATGTTGAACGCAAGCGATATTGCCGTACGCGTGAAATCTCCAAGCCATCCATTTCCTACGCTCTCGCGCATCGCAGGTATATACGACAGTACGTTATATGGTCCAGCTGGCTGGAGCGAATGTTTAACAAAAATCTTAGTCTCTGAATGTTAA
- a CDS encoding kinase, protein MLTEFADKHQLGKEFLQDARKWYIPLADNIATHQDGASKPYFLGVNGCQGSGKSTLSDFLKAYLSEQYDLNVVVMSLDDFYLDQSQRCAIAEKVHPLFKTRGVPGTHNMTLAAKVLTQLHDRQNQISIPRFNKATDNPEPLEQWQKITTAVDVVIFEGWCWGVEPQNDSELAEPINSLEKNNDQTGVWRKYVNMQLKENYAPLYSFMNYWIMLKAPSFNCVYNWRLEQEHKLRKVLSANPEHSKVNIMNDQQVLAFIQYYQRLTQHALATLENKCDVIFTLNAERRIIAQHSRSTHA, encoded by the coding sequence ATGTTGACCGAATTTGCTGATAAGCATCAGTTAGGTAAGGAATTTTTACAAGATGCTAGAAAATGGTACATACCTTTAGCAGATAACATCGCCACGCACCAAGATGGGGCAAGCAAACCCTATTTCTTAGGCGTTAATGGCTGTCAGGGTTCAGGAAAGTCTACCCTATCAGACTTTCTCAAAGCATACCTTAGCGAACAATATGACTTAAATGTTGTTGTTATGTCATTGGATGACTTTTATTTAGACCAATCTCAACGCTGCGCGATTGCTGAAAAGGTTCATCCTCTTTTTAAAACCCGAGGCGTACCTGGGACCCACAATATGACGCTAGCGGCGAAAGTTTTAACGCAATTACATGACCGACAAAATCAAATATCCATTCCCCGATTTAATAAAGCCACTGATAATCCTGAACCGCTCGAACAATGGCAGAAAATTACTACAGCAGTAGATGTGGTGATTTTCGAAGGTTGGTGCTGGGGTGTAGAGCCGCAAAATGATAGCGAACTAGCTGAGCCAATTAATTCACTAGAGAAAAATAATGATCAAACCGGCGTATGGCGTAAGTATGTAAATATGCAGCTCAAGGAAAATTACGCGCCATTGTATAGTTTTATGAATTATTGGATCATGCTTAAGGCGCCCTCATTTAACTGCGTATATAACTGGCGTTTAGAACAAGAGCATAAGCTTCGTAAAGTCCTTAGCGCTAATCCTGAGCATAGCAAAGTGAATATAATGAACGACCAACAAGTTTTAGCATTTATTCAATATTATCAGCGCCTGACACAGCATGCGCTGGCAACACTTGAAAATAAGTGCGATGTAATATTTACCTTAAATGCTGAACGAAGAATCATCGCTCAACACTCAAGGAGTACTCATGCTTAG
- the moaA gene encoding GTP 3',8-cyclase MoaA, with product MLQDKFGRRFHYLRLSITDVCNFSCEYCLPDGYQCDTDRDFLSLSEIKHIASAFAQLGTSKIRITGGEPSLRKDLPQIIRACASTPGIKHVAMTSNGYKLPEHIDSWVEAGLTSLNISIDSLDPRMFASITGHDKLDVILRGIDRAVELGVTVKVNAVLMRHFNQNELKTFLKWIEHTPITLRFIELMQTGDNQLFFDKNHTSGQPIKKQLVADDWQQIVRDKTAGPAQEFSHPDYKGRIGLIMPYSKDFCATCNRLRISALGKLHLCLFSDQGLDIREYIKNNDTQRLQDELTTLLGDKKSTHFLHDGYTGATKHLAMLGG from the coding sequence ATGTTGCAAGATAAATTTGGCCGTAGATTTCATTATCTGCGGTTGTCGATAACAGATGTGTGCAATTTCAGTTGTGAGTATTGTTTACCCGACGGGTACCAATGCGATACCGACCGCGATTTTCTGTCCCTCAGTGAAATTAAACACATTGCCAGTGCTTTTGCACAGCTCGGAACCAGTAAAATCCGTATTACTGGTGGTGAGCCTTCTTTACGCAAAGATTTGCCGCAAATAATACGAGCCTGCGCGAGCACGCCAGGGATTAAGCATGTCGCTATGACAAGTAACGGCTACAAATTACCCGAGCATATAGATAGTTGGGTCGAGGCCGGTCTTACATCGCTTAATATCAGCATTGATAGTTTAGACCCGCGTATGTTTGCATCAATAACAGGTCACGATAAGTTAGATGTCATTTTACGTGGCATCGATCGAGCGGTCGAGCTTGGGGTTACGGTTAAGGTTAACGCCGTATTGATGCGTCATTTTAACCAAAATGAACTGAAAACGTTTTTAAAGTGGATTGAGCACACGCCTATTACGTTACGCTTTATCGAGTTGATGCAAACGGGTGACAATCAATTATTCTTTGATAAGAACCATACCTCGGGTCAACCCATCAAAAAACAGCTTGTTGCCGACGATTGGCAACAAATTGTTCGCGATAAAACAGCCGGTCCGGCGCAAGAGTTTTCCCACCCTGATTATAAGGGGCGTATCGGTCTAATTATGCCTTATAGCAAAGACTTTTGTGCCACGTGTAATCGCTTACGTATTTCTGCGTTAGGTAAATTGCATTTGTGCTTATTCAGCGACCAAGGACTTGATATACGCGAGTACATCAAGAATAACGATACCCAACGTTTGCAAGACGAATTGACTACCTTGTTGGGCGACAAAAAGTCAACGCACTTTTTACACGATGGATATACCGGAGCCACTAAGCATCTTGCAATGCTTGGAGGCTAG
- a CDS encoding molybdenum cofactor guanylyltransferase: protein MVVDCGSNYSTPVTLGNTQVVGLVLAGGQSLRMGQDKSKLRLNYKGVSLLEHAKQLLQETGLNSVLVSGSELDQIPDIFPNSGPLGGIHAAFSYVRNNYPHATGLLVIPVDMPNLTSDTLTTLLKTASGANTVVHFKDLNLPMYIPLQRTIFDYLEGALVDGGVLSLYRLFAAVLAKTIPVPSGISHRELDNINYPAQWNDLNQ from the coding sequence GTGGTTGTAGATTGCGGAAGTAATTACTCAACGCCAGTTACCCTTGGTAATACTCAAGTGGTAGGTTTGGTGCTGGCGGGAGGGCAATCTTTAAGAATGGGCCAAGATAAAAGCAAATTACGTCTTAATTATAAAGGCGTGTCATTGCTTGAGCATGCTAAACAATTGCTCCAAGAAACAGGCCTCAACTCTGTATTAGTAAGCGGTTCGGAATTGGATCAGATACCAGATATTTTTCCTAACAGCGGGCCATTAGGCGGGATCCATGCTGCGTTTAGCTATGTACGGAATAATTATCCACATGCAACGGGCCTATTAGTCATTCCCGTCGATATGCCCAATCTAACGTCAGATACCCTGACCACTTTACTAAAAACGGCATCTGGTGCAAACACGGTAGTGCATTTTAAGGACTTGAATCTCCCGATGTATATACCACTACAAAGAACCATTTTCGACTACTTGGAAGGCGCGTTAGTTGATGGAGGAGTTTTATCTTTATACCGCTTATTTGCGGCTGTCTTGGCCAAGACAATTCCGGTGCCTAGCGGCATCAGTCATCGTGAGTTAGATAATATTAATTATCCTGCTCAATGGAACGACTTGAATCAGTAA
- the moaB gene encoding molybdenum cofactor biosynthesis protein B: MAHSANLKSVALNIAVLTVSDTRDEETDTSGAYLVNALQAEGHSLVEKRIVKDDKYQLRATVSNWIASSNVQVVLVTGGTGFTARDTTPEALSVLFDKEIEGFGELFRYISYTEIGTSTVQSRALGGMANGTAIFCMPGSTGACRTAWTGILQQQLNATHKPCNFIVHLKDTTVAPCDSRG; encoded by the coding sequence ATGGCACATTCTGCAAATTTAAAAAGTGTAGCGTTGAACATTGCTGTATTAACAGTTTCAGATACGCGAGATGAAGAGACAGACACGTCGGGCGCATATCTGGTTAATGCGCTTCAGGCTGAGGGTCATAGTCTTGTTGAAAAACGGATCGTAAAAGACGACAAGTACCAATTGCGAGCGACTGTATCAAATTGGATAGCGTCATCAAATGTACAAGTTGTGCTGGTAACGGGTGGTACCGGGTTTACGGCGAGAGACACCACACCTGAAGCGTTGTCCGTTTTATTTGATAAAGAAATTGAAGGGTTTGGAGAGTTGTTCCGTTATATCTCATATACTGAGATAGGCACCTCTACTGTTCAATCTCGTGCGTTAGGCGGTATGGCAAATGGTACTGCTATTTTCTGTATGCCGGGGTCGACAGGCGCATGTCGTACTGCTTGGACGGGGATTTTACAACAACAATTAAACGCGACGCATAAGCCATGTAATTTTATTGTGCATTTAAAAGATACCACTGTTGCGCCTTGCGATAGTCGGGGTTAA
- the moaC gene encoding cyclic pyranopterin monophosphate synthase MoaC: protein MSEKNMLSHVNEHGEANMVDVTDKSVTQRVAYAQGRVNMSAQTLALINSKQHAKGDVFAVARIAGIQGAKKCSDLIPLCHPLMLTKVQIDFATLKDGSGIEITAMCKLAGQTGVEMEALTAVSVAALTLFDMCKAVDPSMVIEGIKVTEKLGGKTGHWQRREEQTHD, encoded by the coding sequence ATGAGTGAAAAAAATATGTTATCCCATGTAAATGAGCACGGCGAAGCCAACATGGTAGATGTAACCGACAAAAGCGTAACCCAACGAGTTGCTTACGCTCAAGGCCGAGTGAATATGTCGGCGCAGACACTGGCGTTGATAAACAGTAAACAACACGCTAAGGGCGATGTCTTTGCCGTGGCCCGTATTGCAGGTATTCAAGGCGCTAAGAAATGTAGTGACCTGATCCCATTGTGTCATCCCTTAATGCTGACTAAGGTGCAAATTGACTTTGCGACGCTTAAAGATGGCAGCGGTATAGAAATTACCGCTATGTGTAAACTTGCCGGACAAACAGGCGTTGAAATGGAAGCATTAACTGCAGTTTCTGTTGCAGCGCTAACCCTTTTTGATATGTGTAAAGCGGTTGACCCTAGCATGGTGATCGAGGGAATAAAAGTAACAGAAAAACTAGGAGGGAAAACGGGTCATTGGCAACGCAGGGAGGAGCAGACACATGATTAA
- the moaD gene encoding molybdopterin converting factor subunit 1, which yields MINVLFFGQLREQLKTDKLSLDTVPNVKALKILLVQRGIIWQEFLASDSILVAVNQTISSDQTVLSDGDEIAFFPPVTGG from the coding sequence ATGATTAATGTATTATTCTTTGGTCAATTAAGAGAACAACTTAAAACCGATAAGTTGTCCTTGGATACCGTTCCTAATGTCAAAGCATTGAAAATATTATTGGTCCAGCGCGGTATCATTTGGCAAGAGTTTTTAGCCAGTGATTCGATCTTAGTAGCGGTTAATCAAACCATATCGAGCGATCAGACTGTTCTTAGTGACGGTGACGAAATTGCGTTTTTCCCTCCGGTAACGGGAGGATAA